In a single window of the Larimichthys crocea isolate SSNF chromosome XVII, L_crocea_2.0, whole genome shotgun sequence genome:
- the firrm gene encoding FIGNL1-interacting regulator of recombination and mitosis: protein MSQTNTSILDEVVQWSQETCRQKLKSVLPKLTSLHHKSESWDDHIRILKIITDMFLPHIGLPELEDECFSKVLPKAVTMFDSMMKEILDQVGGLSSQNTELCSLLRNILQAMMQIIDVLSTCVRHVGTFEEAPDLDAIRSLPTYILKVLRETFQHCKESEVVYCGRLSLVADLLQGLFKEAYTLQKGLLELLDRISLDSCASEEQVSVIVTVIHSLLDICSIISNLDIALHANTWKFLIKQSLKYQSLVEEHLHHGDISNSLSDNLLASFHNCLELAEQIKLAGLQEATQSPEYKLFQKSAKMCRFFANTLVHYIKEFKFFLTKYCSCFHQLCLQIISNFPPSMCAPTLPSALSEELNAAARVPIDALLLQVLPLRPFAEVVLQQDLRLSRDHELPQCLLLVNILGQLATQPEEVLQLWYTGSQFSEETPRLPLYQALFAGFRRCYTERQVPVLLPGVMMKGQAQVQVTLHHHVCVQLCASVAALPPVYFPVLERCLVDAVLQADTQTALLAADVWCFTARYGTAELCLHHVLLIAQLVKACTTECYQSYHLGLLLKRMVFLMTPNHQMELVVRFPPSEVENLPVWRHVLLRALSQEARHRVETDIIGLSQKALTDWQNGGYKLGRVDKVNAALLSLLAVVRGHSSPEEQCVLSAMRVITQLWIRMSPEQVQTHPVLRCTLQLLLSVSAILVKNIEHEVILQALLCVHTVVSQECAEQLLLAALEFLCSLGKIFIPPDRQNQILPRLSSLFGVLLSDRSWLLHQHALEAFSQFAEITNHEEVISQSLSEEDTKTKVVNYLSKTVNAQEDVESRLQRLKLEKVLIEQHNESLENNTENASNKVAADAVSDSEPCPKRARQETSAEEYSRYIQTAESALKALQALAEGKANTTVPPPQWLESRLQELQTLITHIRTARHTT from the exons ATGTCCCAGACGAACACTTCTATTCTGGACGAGGTGGTTCAGTGGAGTCAGGAAACCTGCCGCCAGAAACTCAAGTCTGTCCTGCCAAAACTAACC TCTTTACATCATAAGTCCGAGAGCTGGGATGATCATATAC GTATCCTGAAGATAATTACAGACATGTTCCTCCCTCATATTGGTTTGCCAGAGCTGGAAGATGAGTGCTTCTCCAAGGTCTTACCAAAG GCGGTTACAATGTTTGACAGCATGATGAAAGAAATCTTGGACCAAGTCGGAGGGTTGTCTAGTCAAAACACTGAACTATGTTCGTTACTAAGGAACATTCTGCAG GCAATGATGCAGATAATCGATGTACTGTCCACTTGCGTGCGTCACGTTGGCACATTTGAGGAGGCACCTGACCTAGATGCTATCCGCTCGTTACCAACTTATATCCTGAAAGTCCTGAGGGAAACCTTTCAGCACTgcaag GAGAGTGAGGTGGTTTACTGTGGCCGTCTGTCCCTGGTGGCTGACCTGTTGCAGGGGCTCTTCAAAGAGGCCTACACCCTCCAGAAGGGTCTGTTGGAGCTGCTGGACAGGATCTCCCTTGACAGCTGTGCCTCAGAGGAGCAGGTCTCTGTTATTGTAACag TGATTCACAGCCTGCTGGACATCTGCTCTATTATCTCCAACCTGGACATAGCactgcatgcaaacacatggaAATTCCTCATCAA ACAGAGTCTGAAGTACCAATCCTTGGTGGAGGAACATCTGCATCATGGTGACATCAGCAATAGCCTCTCTGACAACCTGTTGGCCTCTTTCCACAACTGTTTGGAGCTGGCTGAGCAGATTAAACTGGCTGGTCTGCAG GAGGCAACACAAAGCCCAGAGTACAAGCTGTTCCAGAAATCTGCAAAGATGTGCAGATTCTTTGCCAACACTTTGGTTCATTACATAAAG GAATTCAAATTCTTTTTGACAAAGTATTGTAGCTGCTTTCACCAACTCTGCCTCCAGATCATCAG TAACTTTCCTCCCAGCATGTGTGCTCCAACACTGCCCTCAGCTCTGTCTGAGGAGCTGAATGCAGCAGCTCGGGTTCCCATAGATGCTCTGCTGCTCCAGGTGTTGCCTTTAAGGCCGTTTGCTGAAGTTGTTCTCCAGCAGGACCTGC ggTTAAGTCGAGACCATGAGCTTCCTCAGTGTCTTTTGCTGGTGAACATCCTGGGTCAGCTCGCCACCCAGCCAGAGGAGGTGCTGCAGCTTTGGTACACTGGCAGTCAGTTCTCAGAAGAGACACCCAG GCTTCCTCTCTATCAGGCCTTGTTTGCTGGTTTCAGACGTTGTTATACTGAGCGTCAGGTTCCGGTGCTGTTGCCAGGAGTGATGATGAAGGGTCAGGCCCAGGTCCAGGTCACTCTGCACCACCATGTCTGTGTGCAGCTCTGTGCTAGTGTGGCTGCACTGCCTCCAGTGTACTTCCCTGTATTG GAGCGTTGTTTGGTTGATGCAGTACTGCAGGCTGATACCCAAACAGCTCTGCTGGCAGCAGATGTGTGGTGCTTTACAGCGCG ATATGGGACAGCAGAACTTTGTCTACATCATGTCCTCCTCATCGCTCAGCTG gtGAAAGCTTGCACCACTGAGTGTTACCAGTCGTACCACCTGGGCCTGCTGCTCAAACGCATGGTTTTCCTCATGACACCGAACCACCAG atGGAGCTGGTGGTGCGTTTCCCACCCTCTGAAGTGGAAAACCTTCCAGTGTGGCGACATGTCCTCCTCAGAGCTCTTTCACAAGAGGCCCGTCACCGTGTAGAGACAGACATCATTGGCCTTTCTCAAAAAGCTCTGACCGACTGGCAGAATGGAGGGTACAAACTAGGACGAGTGGACAAAGTG AACGCGGCGCTGTTATCCCTCCTAGCAGTGGTTCGGGGGCACTCGTCTCCTGaggaacagtgtgtgttgtcCGCAATGAGGGTAATCACGCAGCTCTGGATACGAATGAGTCCAGAACAG GTGCAGACCCACCCTGTGCTCCGCTGtactctgcagctgctcctgtCAGTATCAGCCATTTTAGTGAAAAACATTGAACATGAAGTCATCCTTCAG gctctgttgtgtgtgcatACTGTGGTCTCTCAGGAGTGtgcagagcagctgctgctggctgctctgGAGTTCCTCTGCTCCCTTGGGAAGATCTTCATCCCTCCTGACAGACAG AATCAAATTCTGCCGAGGCTGAGCAGCCTGTTTGGAGTCCTGTTGTCTGACAGATCATGGCTGCTACATCAGCACGCCCTGGAGGCCTTTTCTCAATTTGCAGAG ATTACAAACCACGAAGAGGTCATTTCCCAGAGTTTGTCTGAAGAAGATACCAAGACAAAAGTGGTCAACTATCTTAGCAAG ACTGTGAATGCACAGGAAGATGTGGAGTCACGGCTACAGAGGCTCAAACTGGAGAAGGTGCTGATTGAGCAACACAATGAGAGTTTGgagaacaacacagaaaatgctTCCAACAAAGTGGCTGCTGATGCCGTTTCAGATTCAGAG CCATGCCCAAAGAGAGCCCGGCAGGAGACCAGTGCAGAGGAGTACAGCCGCTACATCCAGACAGCTGAGAGTGCTTTAAAAGCCCTTCAGGCTCTCGCCGAGGGTAAAGCCAACACTACTGTACCACCTCCACAGTGGCTGGAATCCAGACTACAGGAGCTGCAGACACTCATAACTCACATCCGTACAGCCAGACACACAACCTAG